In one Brassica oleracea var. oleracea cultivar TO1000 chromosome C9, BOL, whole genome shotgun sequence genomic region, the following are encoded:
- the LOC106316443 gene encoding wall-associated receptor kinase-like 20 produces MENKRSYYAILIPTLWTVWLACVGQSCARHPKVKPPMPGPPRCPNCGPMVVPYPLSTGPNCGDQAYKINCVGGKLYFGALHGSSYLITSINPVTQRIVIHPPGFASSGSCLSADVSKAGLELDPHLPFSITNSNTILLLGCPEAMLQAPIDCTGTSLCHSYIKSNVSACSKAPFCCTFRTDGSQNAYTIRINGGGCLAYQSFVGLNPNKEVPPPGKKWPDPGLELQWTLPKEPVCKTDVDCSLLLGTKSKCLPDTTSLGLKRCFCKKGLEWDPVSSTCGKCRHGKLCKKKKKSTVVFAGAAVAVVVFTLAIAVAVLANKHSHKRVKKEIHKNIVKERQEMLSAKSTGKSSRIFTGREITKATNNFSKDNLIGTGGFGEVFKAVLDDGTITAIKRAKLNNTKGTDQILNEVRILCQVNHRSLVRLLGCCVDLELPLLIYEFIPNGTLFEHLHGSSDCSWKPLSWRRRLQIAYQTAEGLAYLHSSAMPPIYHRDVKSSNILLDDKLNAKVSDFGLSRLVDLTETANNESHIFTGAQGTLGYVDPEYYRNFQLTDKSDVYSFGVVLLEMVTSKKAIDFSRQEEDVNLVMYMNKMMDEERLIECIDPVLKKTANKVDLQTMQQLGNLASACLNERRQNRPSMKEVADEIEYIINVLSQEVTETQLS; encoded by the exons ATGGAGAACAAGCGATCATACTACGCCATATTGATTCCAACTCTCTGGACCGTATGGCTAGCATGCGTAGGGCAATCTTGTGCTCGTCACCCTAAGGTAAAACCTCCCATGCCCGGACCACCACGGTGTCCCAACTGCGGACCCATGGTTGTACCTTACCCGCTTAGCACGGGTCCAAACTGTGGTGACCAAGCCTACAAGATAAATTGTGTTGGGGGTAAGCTCTATTTCGGTGCTCTTCATGGGTCATCTTATCTCATCACGTCTATCAACCCGGTGACACAACGGATAGTCATACACCCGCCTGGTTTTGCTAGCTCTGGGTCTTGTCTCTCGGCCGATGTCTCTAAAGCTGGTCTAGAGCTCGACCCACATCTTCCTTTTAGCATCACTAATAGCAACACTATCTTGCTGCTTGGTTGCCCTGAAGCTATGCTGCAG GCGCCAATAGATTGTACCGGGACCAGCTTATGCCACAGCTACATCAAGAGCAACGTATCAGCTTGTTCCAAGGCTCCCTTTTGTTGCACCTTCAGAACCGACGGGTCTCAAAACGCTTACACGATCAGGATCAACGGTGGAGGATGTCTCGCGTACCAAAGCTTTGTGGGGTTGAATCCAAACAAAGAGGTTCCACCTCCTGGTAAAAAATGGCCCGACCCGGGGTTAGAGTTGCAATGGACACTGCCTAAGGAACCGGTCTGCAAAACGGATGTAGATTGTAGCCTCTTGTTGGGTACTAAATCAAAGTGCTTGCCTGACACTACGAGTCTCGGCCTGAAACGATGCTTCTGCAAAAAGGGTTTGGAATGGGATCCGGTCAGCTCAACAT GTGGTAAATGTCGCCATGGGAAACTATGCAAGAAAAAGAAGAAGAGCACCGTTGTTTTCGCAG GTGCGGCGGTTGCGGTTGTGGTGTTTACACTGGCGATTGCGGTAGCGGTTCTTGCAAACAAACATAGCCACAAAAGAGTTAAAAAAGAGATCCATAAGAACATAGTGAAGGAGCGACAAGAGATGCTCAGCGCAAAGTCCACAGGAAAATCATCAAGAATCTTCACAGGCAGAGAAATCACAAAAGCAACCAACAACTTCTCAAAGGACAATCTCATAGGCACCGGAGGTTTCGGCGAAGTGTTTAAAGCTGTTCTTGACGACGGAACCATAACAGCCATCAAACGAGCAAAGCTTAACAACACCAAAGGCACTGATCAAATCCTAAACGAGGTTCGGATTCTCTGCCAAGTCAATCACAGAAGCTTAGTCAGGCTCCTTGGTTGCTGCGTCGACCTCGAGCTGCCTCTCTTGATCTACGAGTTCATTCCCAACGGAACTCTATTCGAACATCTCCATGGCAGTTCAGACTGCAGCTGGAAACCCCTGTCTTGGCGACGAAGACTGCAGATCGCGTATCAAACCGCTGAAGGCTTAGCTTATCTTCATTCCTCAGCAATGCCACCCATCTACCACCGCGATGTGAAGTCAAGCAACATCTTGCTCGACGACAAGCTAAACGCCAAGGTTTCAGACTTTGGCCTCTCGAGGCTGGTGGATTTGACAGAAACAGCTAACAACGAGAGCCATATCTTCACTGGCGCTCAAGGTACACTAGGCTATGTCGATCCGGAGTACTACAGGAACTTCCAGCTAACTGATAAGAGCGATGTGTACAGCTTCGGGGTCGTGCTTCTGGAGATGGTTACATCGAAGAAGGCGATAGATTTCAGTAGACAAGAGGAAGATGTGAACCTGGTGATGTATATGAACAAGATGATGGATGAAGAGAGGTTGATCGAATGCATTGATCCGGTGCTGAAGAAGACGGCTAACAAGGTTGACCTGCAGACGATGCAACAGCTCGGGAATTTAGCATCCGCGTGCCTTAACGAGAGGAGACAGAACCGGCCATCGATGAAAGAGGTGGCTGATGAGATCGAGTACATCATCAATGTTCTGTCGCAAGAGGTTACTGAGACACAGTTGTCTTAG
- the LOC106315532 gene encoding uncharacterized protein At2g39795, mitochondrial-like, giving the protein MSLTTVFRRASSRVATLAFRSVRSPLAVRSGSERLILGSQQLSRASAIPFSTESAVTKTTADENLVSVLESEIDCAVKEEAPDQNLMEDVPQGFPFKIIDTPGERTVLLQRNFEDETIQVEVDSSAPYDDEEQEQAEGNDDEDEEHSVKIRIPMVVSVSKGDGVCLEFGVSAYPDEIVIDSLSIKHPQGSDSELAYQGPDFDDLDENLQKAFHRFLEIRGIKPSFTDFLADYVANKDSREYLQWLKDVKSFVDK; this is encoded by the exons ATGTCGTTGACCACCGTGTTCCGTCGAGCCTCGTCTAGAGTCGCTACTCTCGCCTTCCGCTCAGTTAGATCTCCGTTGGCCGTCCGCAGTGGCTCCGAGAGACTGATTCTCGGTAGCCAGCAGCTCAGCCGCGCGTCGGCGATTCCGTTCTCGACGGAAAGTGCGGTCACTAAAACAACCGCCGACGAGAATCTGGTTAGCGTTCTCGAATCTGAAATCGATTGCGCCGTTAAGGAGGAGGCCCCTGATCAAAACCTC ATGGAAGATGTGCCACAAGGGTTTCCTTTCAAGATCATTGATACTCCTGGGGAACGAACTGTATTGCTTCAAAGGAATTTTGAGGATGAAACCATCCAAGTCGAAGTCGACTCTTCTGCGCCTTATGACGATGAAGAACAAGAACAAGCTGAAGGAAATGATGATGAAGATGAGGAACACTCTGTTAAAATCCGGATTCCCATGGTTGTGAGTGTCTCCAAAGGTGATGGTGTCTGTCTTGAGTTTGGAGTCAGCGCTTACCCCGATGAGATTGTGATTGATAGTTTATCCATCAAACACCCTCAAGGATCTGACAGTGAGCTTGCTTACCAAGGACCTGACTTTGA CGACTTGGATGAGAACCTGCAGAAGGCTTTCCACAGGTTCTTGGAGATCAGAGGGATCAAACCGAGCTTCACTGACTTTCTCGCTGATTACGTGGCCAACAAAGACAGCAGAGAGTATCTTCAATGGCTTAAGGATGTCAAGTCTTTTGTTGACAAGTGA
- the LOC106313101 gene encoding phosphopantothenate--cysteine ligase 2: MSSMGEDEVSSFFESSPPLKKMEDILQKLNGFIELNSSGGRRIVCVTSGGTTVPLEQRCVRNIDNFSSGNRGAASTENFVKAGYAVVFLYRSGTCQPYCRSLPDDPFLECFQFPDNTNIQVHASHVEAVKMAVMDQQAAVAEARLLKLPFTTIYEYLQMLRLIATAFKDVGPCSMFYLAAAVSDFYVPWNSMTEHKIESGSGPLDIRLAQVPKMLSILRTNWAPQAFCISFKLETDSKILIDKATKALGKYKVHAVVANELSTRKEEVVVVSSSGNVVVRCDSDKPEAIVEDNLIRLIVDRHSTYIKESHT; encoded by the exons ATGAGTTCAATGGGGGAAGATGAAGTTAGCTCCTTTTTCGAATCGTCTCCGCCTCTCAAGAAGATGGAAGATATACTACAGAAGCTCAATGGCTTCATCGAGCTCAATTCTTCAGGAGGGAGGAGGATTGTATGCGTGACGTCAGGCGGAACTACGGTTCCACTGGAGCAGCGATGCGTAAGAAATATCGATAACTTCAGCTCTGGAAACAGAGGTGCTGCTTCTACTGA GAACTTCGTCAAGGCTGGATATGCTGTAGTGTTTCTGTATAGGAG TGGAACTTGCCAGCCATATTGCCGGTCTCTTCCTGATGATCCATTCCTTGAATGTTTTCAGTTTCCAGATAACACCAACATTCAAG TTCATGCATCACATGTGGAAGCTGTGAAAATGGCTGTTATGGACCAGCAAGCT GCAGTAGCTGAAGCTCGCTTACTGAAGCTCCCATTCACAACCATCTATGAGTATCTTCAG ATGTTGCGGTTGATTGCAACGGCATTCAAAGACGTCGGTCCATGTTCAATGTTTTATCTTGCTGCTGCTGTGTCTGACTTTTATGTGCCCTGGAATAGCATG ACAGAGCACAAAATAGAATCAGGATCTGGTCCTTTGGACATAAGACTTGCTCAAGTTCCTAAAATGCTTTCAATCTTGAGAACAAATTGGGCTCCACAGGCTTTCTGCATATCATTCAAG CTTGAGACAGACTCAAAGATTCTGATAGACAAGGCTACAAAGGCTCTAGGAAAGTACAAAGTGCACGCTGTTGTAGCTAATGAGCTGTCAACACGTAAGGAAGAAGTTGTGGTTGTTTCAAGCAGCGGTAATGTTGTGGTTAGGTGTGATAGCGACAAGCCTGAAGCTATTGTAGAAGACAATCTTATTCGCCTCATTGTAGATCGGCACTCAACATACATCAAAGAATCTCACACTTGA
- the LOC106313102 gene encoding uncharacterized protein LOC106313102, with amino-acid sequence MEGLIPFLYKAVVMYKREGSFSSALLSDHHSPSTSGYYMRLPDDSSGRFRTSDLRRFGTDRLGLLKTTPCSPSRSPTRNITKRT; translated from the coding sequence TGATTCCATTCTTGTACAAAGCCGTGGTCATGTATAAAAGAGAAGGAAGCTTTTCGTCGGCTTTGCTCAGCGACCATCATTCTCCTTCTACTTCAGGTTACTACATGAGACTTCCTGACGACTCCTCCGGTAGATTTCGAACGTCAGACCTCAGGCGATTTGGGACGGACCGTCTTGGATTGCTTAAAACGACGCCTTGTTCACCATCTCGCTCGCCCACTAGGAACATCACGAAACGTACGTAA